The Syntrophus gentianae DNA segment CGCCGGGGTCAACGCTGGAACTCTTTATTACAACACCTCCGGGTGGTCAAAGGATCCTGACGGTATGACCGCTGAACGGAGAGCGCTGGTGGATAAGGCGCTCGACTACCTGGGAGAGATCACAGGCATCATCTTTGTGAAAACGAGCTCAACAGACAGCTCGGTCGACATTTTTTATTCTGACAGTGGCAGCGGAGCCTTTGCCGACTCCAAGCTGATCAGATCGGGAAATGGTTCATCCAAGCACCATTACATCGACTATTCCTGGGTGAACGTGGAGGCGACCTGGTCGGAAGGAACATCGGACATCAATGACTACACCTATCAGACCATTATCCACGAAACCCTGCACTGTCTTGGCCTGGGCCACTCCGGCCCATACAATGAAAAGGCCACCTTCATATCAGATTCGTCACAATCCACTACGAATAACAATGTCTGTCTGAACGACAGCTGGCAACTGTCCATCATGTCGTATTTCGACCAGGACGAAAACACGACAATTTCCGCCAACGATAATTTCGTCATTTCCCTGATGGCGGCCGACTTTGAAGCCTTGCGGGACTATTATGGATCTTCGGCCTTTACCGGGAACACCATCTACGGATTCAACACCAATATTTCCCCTTCTGTAAGTGAGGTGATGGCAAATCTTCGGCTTTACGCCGCCAGGACCACCTTCTGCATTATCGATGATGGCGGTATCGACACCGTTGATTTTTCCGGTTTTTCCTCCAACCAGAAGATCAATCTCTCTCTTGCCTCAGGATCATCGACCGTCGGCTCTCTTTCTGACATCGGCGGAAATATCGGCAACATGACGCTTGGGGTCGGAACTGTTATCGAAAATGCGATCGGGGGAGCCGGCTCTGATACTCTCACGGGAAATTCTGCAAACAACACTCTGAAGGGTGGCCCGGGAAACGACCATCTATACTCCAATAAAGGCAACGATACGTTGATCGGTGGCACGGGAAAAGATTCCATGTACGGCGGGACAGGGAACGATATCTATTACGTTGACAACTCCGGCGATAAAATCTATGAGAAAGCGAATTTCGGAACCGACAAAGTCTACGCCTCGGTTAATTATAGCCTGAATTCGACAAGCGCAGCCAATGTTGAGAAGCTTTATCTGTCCGGTACGGCGTCGACCGGAGCCGGAAATGCCCTGAACAACAAAATCGTCGGCAACGGCAGCGCGAACACCCTCCATGGACTGTCAGGCAATGACATCCTGTATGGTGGAGAGGGAAACGATCGCCTGGTGGGCGGCAGCGGCAACGATATTCTGAATGGGGGCACAGGCGGCGATTCTTTTCTTTTTGCTGAAGCCGGCTGGACGAATTTCGATACAATCAGCTCTTTTTCACATACAGACGACACGATCGTCTTGAGAGACATCCTTGACGGCTTAAAGGACAGTACCATCAAGGGTCTTTCTTTTACAAACAAGGTGCTGAACGCGCTCTTCTATGTCGAAGGAGACGGATGCACAGGAAGCGGGAGCGATGCCAGCGGTATATGCAACAATACCATGACCGGCGAGATCTGGTTCAATCCGACAAGCGGCGTGGTTGGAGATTCCATTTTGATCTGTACAGTCGGCGTGTCAACGGCTGCTTTTCTGAATCACACGGACTTCGTTTACATGGCTTGAGATGTTCCAGAATCATCACCTGCAGGTTTGAATTCGGATACCTGCGAAATATCCAGGAGAATATGACTATGCAAAAAAGAACATCCGCAATCTCGGCTCTAGCTTTTTTCTTGACCTTGATGTTTTTCTTTTCGATGAGCACGGCCATATCGGCAGCCGCTGTCCCGTCAGATTTCAACAAAGACGGCCGTTCCGATCTGCTCATAAAAAATATTTCCACAGGTTCTACCTCTCTGTGGTTTATGAACGCTGATGGAACGCATTCCGGGGACAAGATCCTCTGGTCAACGGTGGACGCCACAATCGTAGGGACAGGGGATTTCAACAAAGACGGGATCTGCGATTTCATTAGGAGGAGTACAACGACCGGCCAGACGGTTCTCTGGTTCATGAAAGCCGACGGAACGCGCGCCAGCTACAAGGTCCTCTTCACCGACCCGAAATCGATTATCTCAGCGACGGGCGACTTCAACAAGGACGGCATCTGCGACTTCATCAAGAGGAACATGTTAAACGGCCTGACAACTCTTTGTTTCATGAAAGCCGATGGAACCATTAAAAGCACTAAATCGCTTTTTACCGACATGGCGTCCTCAGTGGTGGATTCGGGCGACTTCAACAAGGACGGCATCTGCGACCTCATCAGGAGATATTCGCCAACCGGTGCGACGGTTCTGTGGTTCATGAACGCCGACGGGACACGCAAAAGCGCCAAGACCCTCTTTACCGACCCTAAATCAACAATCGTGGGAACAGGGGATTTCAACGGCGACGGCATCTGCGACTTGATCAAGAGAAAGACTTCCGGCGAAACGGTCCTCTGGTTCATGAATGCCGACGGGACAATGAAGAGCGCAAAGGATCTCTTTACCGATTCAAAGTCGACGGTCGCAAGGACAGGAGATTTCAACGGCGATGGCATCCGCGACTTGATAAAATTAAAGATTTCTACCGGTCAGGCAGTTCTCTGGTTCATGAATGCCGATGGGACGCTTAAAAGTTCAAAGACTCTCTTTACGAACGTCAGTTATGTCCTTTTACCTGCAACGGTGATTCCCAAGCTTGTGAAGCAGTCAATCTACGGCACCGCTGGACAATCTATGGGATTTACCAAGTACGAATACGACGCCGGGGGAAGGCAGATCAAGATGTCCATCTACGGCGCCACGGGACTGCTGACAAGTTATACAACGACCAAATATAATTCTTCCAGTAAACCGGTAAAGGTTTCCTACTACAATATCTATGACCAGGTAACACAGTACATTACGACTGCCTATAACGAGGCTGGAGATGCAGTAAAGGTATCCACTTACAACGGGTTCGCGCATCTGTTGCTTTCGCAAGTCATAACCGAATACTATGACGTAGGAAAGCCCTCGAAGGTTACCGTATATGGCGCCACGGGAATCGTCTCACAATATACGACATACAAATACAACTCCTCCAAGAAGCTTGTGAAGGTTTCTATCTACAATGTGGACAATAAGTTAACAGGGTATACCACCTACGCCTATAATGCCGAAGGATTGCAGTCTAAAGTCTCTGAATACGGACCCACGGGGCTTCTTTTAAAATATACAACCTACGAATATAATACCCAGGGGAAGCAGGAAAAGGTTACGGAATACGGGTCCACAGGAGTGATCTCAGTATATAAAATCTATGCCTATAATTCGGCAGGATCTCTGGTGAAGGTTTCCAGCTACAATTTCACGGATAAGTTGACGGGGTATGTCACCAATAAATATGATGCGATGGGCATGATCATCAAGACATCTACCTATGGACCGACCGGACTTTTGAAACTATATACGACGATGGACTATGTGTACTGAAAGGAATGCCTTGCCGTAGTTCCTTTAAGAAAGGTTCTGTCGGCTTATGGCAAAGGCTCAACTTGCCTTTCGGAAAAAAAGGGAAACGGATGTTCCTTTGCCGAGGATGCTGGCAATCTCCATTTTTCCCCCATGCGCCGCCATGAGGTGTTTTACAATGGATAGCCCCAGTCCGGTGCCGCCCAATTCACGGGAGCGTGCCTTATCCACGCGATAAAACCGTTCTCCAAGTCGGGGAATCTCCCTGGAGGGGATGCCGATTCCTGTATCGGCAACCTGAATAACGACCCAATCTGTCTTCTCGTCTTCATGACTGGATATGGTTACGCTTCCCTCATTTTGTGTAAATTTTACGGCGTTGTGAAGGACATTCACCAGAACCTGCGCCGCCCGATCCCGATCAGCCATTATTTTAGGAATTCTCTCCGGAATTTGCACTTCCAGAGGAATTTTTTTCCCCTTTGCAGTGGCTTCAACCATGGGCAGCACGGTACGGATCAGGTCATCCACGGATAGCGGCTCAAGCTTCAGGTTCGTTTCATTGAGTTCGATACTGGAAAGTGTCAGGAGATCGTCCACGAGACGGCTCAACCGCTCTGCGTTGTTGGCAACCGTCTGCAGAAATCTCCGGGCCGTTTCGCTGTCATCCATTGCCCCGGCAAGAAGCGTCTGGATAAATCCGATAATCGCGGTCAGAGGCGTGCGGATTTCATGGGTGACATTTGCCACAAAGTCGGTCCGCATCTGCTCAAGTTTCTTCAGCCGGGTCACATCGTGAAACACCAGCAGCATTTTCCCCTCGCCTTCGGGAAGGCCCTGAATGGCCGAGATGTTTACATCAACGATAAGCGGCTGCTTTCCTCCGAGGCGAATTTCCTGAAGAACAGGTTTCTTCTCACGGCGGCAGCGTTCCAGGGCATTTTGCAGATCTGCGCTCAAAAAAGCTTCCAGAAGAGTCCTCCCCTGGATATCCGCGCACGGCCGATCCAGAATGGTCTCGATCCCCCGGTTACAGGATTCGATCTGGCTCCGGGAGTCCAGAATAACGACGCCTTCCACCATACTGGACAGGGCGGACTCCAGCTTTCCCTTCTCCTCATGGGCCAGATGGATCTTCTCCCGGTACTCCGAAACGAGATAATTGATGTCCTCCGCCACCTGCCCCAATTCATCCTGGGCATTCACAAAGAGGGTTCCGGGAAGATCCCCCTGGCGAATGGCCTTCGTATAATCCCGTATTTCCCCGATGGGCCGGAAAAATTTTCGCGTATACATAAGGGCGAGGAAAATTGCGGGGAACAGGGCAAAAGCGATTGTTCGGTACAAGGATAGGTACATACGATCCACCGCCTCTTGAACTTCGCGCAGGGAACGCGCGATTCTGACATATCCCCGGATCTTTTCCCCTTCCCGGATCGCCACCGCAACATACATCATATCGACCCGAAGGGTGGAACTTCGCCGAATGGCGGTTCCCTGTCCTCGAAGCCTGGCCTCCTCAACCTCCGGTCGATTCAGATGGAGCTCCATATGGGACACATCCCCCTCTGAATCGGCAAGGACATTTCCCCCGGCGTCAATGACCGTCACCCGTCCCCTTGCATCCTGCGCCAGCCCATGGACGGCCTTCTTCATCTCTTCAAGGGGCAGCATTGATACCAATCGTGCGGAGTGCAGAATGTTTTCCTCAATCTGTTCGGTCTCATGGAGTCGGACATTCCGGGAAAAAAGGAATCCCACAATCGCTACAACCAGGAGAATTACAACGACATAGCTGAACAGGATTCTGAAAAAAAGTCTCTTCTTCACGCAAGATGCCCTTTCGGTTCCTGGGAAGGATTATGGCGTACACTTTTGCCGGTCACCATGTAAATCACCATATCGGCAATTCCTTCCGCATGGTCAGAGATTCGTTCCAGGTTTTTGGAAATCTGCATGATGATCAGGGCGGTCCTGATCGTCCGGGGATCTTCGATCATGAAGGTAAGGAGCTCCCGAAATACCTGTTCATTCAAATTATCGACGATTTCATCATCCTTACGGACCTGATTGGCCAGGTCCACATCCTCACGGATCAGGGAATCCATACTCTGGCGGATCATCCGCTGGGTTATCTCCGCCATGTAAGGGATGTCGATATAGGGTTTCAGCTGCGGCTCCTCATTCAGCAGGAGCACTTTTTCGGCGATGTTGACCGCCATGTCGCCGATCCGTTCGAGATGCCCGTTAATTTTTATGGCCGTCGCGATAAAGCGCAGATCCCTCGCAGCAGGCTGCCGCAAGGCAAGAATCCGGATGCACCGGTCTTCGTTTTCCGAATCGATCCGATCGATGGCGGTGTCGTCGGCAATGACTTTTTTCGCCAGCTCGGAATCCCGCTCCAGGAGGGCCTGCAGGGCATTTTTTATGGCATTTTCAGCCAATCCTCCGAGATAAAGCAATCCATCCTTGAGTTCTTTGAGTTCTTTTTCATAGTGGGTACTTGTATGGCGCCTGTCTTCCATTTCCGCTCCCTCTTCTTTTTTAAATTCCAACCAATATTACGACAGTTCAGCCAAATCGGCCGGTGATGTAATCTTCCGTCTGTTTTTTTTCCGGATTGGTA contains these protein-coding regions:
- the phoU gene encoding phosphate signaling complex protein PhoU produces the protein MEDRRHTSTHYEKELKELKDGLLYLGGLAENAIKNALQALLERDSELAKKVIADDTAIDRIDSENEDRCIRILALRQPAARDLRFIATAIKINGHLERIGDMAVNIAEKVLLLNEEPQLKPYIDIPYMAEITQRMIRQSMDSLIREDVDLANQVRKDDEIVDNLNEQVFRELLTFMIEDPRTIRTALIIMQISKNLERISDHAEGIADMVIYMVTGKSVRHNPSQEPKGHLA
- a CDS encoding FG-GAP repeat domain-containing protein, which codes for MQKRTSAISALAFFLTLMFFFSMSTAISAAAVPSDFNKDGRSDLLIKNISTGSTSLWFMNADGTHSGDKILWSTVDATIVGTGDFNKDGICDFIRRSTTTGQTVLWFMKADGTRASYKVLFTDPKSIISATGDFNKDGICDFIKRNMLNGLTTLCFMKADGTIKSTKSLFTDMASSVVDSGDFNKDGICDLIRRYSPTGATVLWFMNADGTRKSAKTLFTDPKSTIVGTGDFNGDGICDLIKRKTSGETVLWFMNADGTMKSAKDLFTDSKSTVARTGDFNGDGIRDLIKLKISTGQAVLWFMNADGTLKSSKTLFTNVSYVLLPATVIPKLVKQSIYGTAGQSMGFTKYEYDAGGRQIKMSIYGATGLLTSYTTTKYNSSSKPVKVSYYNIYDQVTQYITTAYNEAGDAVKVSTYNGFAHLLLSQVITEYYDVGKPSKVTVYGATGIVSQYTTYKYNSSKKLVKVSIYNVDNKLTGYTTYAYNAEGLQSKVSEYGPTGLLLKYTTYEYNTQGKQEKVTEYGSTGVISVYKIYAYNSAGSLVKVSSYNFTDKLTGYVTNKYDAMGMIIKTSTYGPTGLLKLYTTMDYVY
- a CDS encoding M10 family metallopeptidase C-terminal domain-containing protein is translated as MTGNISKAEVQSPLPTYTISEIADYINQGFWDWYGGGYRSFNMGSSGAGVNAGTLYYNTSGWSKDPDGMTAERRALVDKALDYLGEITGIIFVKTSSTDSSVDIFYSDSGSGAFADSKLIRSGNGSSKHHYIDYSWVNVEATWSEGTSDINDYTYQTIIHETLHCLGLGHSGPYNEKATFISDSSQSTTNNNVCLNDSWQLSIMSYFDQDENTTISANDNFVISLMAADFEALRDYYGSSAFTGNTIYGFNTNISPSVSEVMANLRLYAARTTFCIIDDGGIDTVDFSGFSSNQKINLSLASGSSTVGSLSDIGGNIGNMTLGVGTVIENAIGGAGSDTLTGNSANNTLKGGPGNDHLYSNKGNDTLIGGTGKDSMYGGTGNDIYYVDNSGDKIYEKANFGTDKVYASVNYSLNSTSAANVEKLYLSGTASTGAGNALNNKIVGNGSANTLHGLSGNDILYGGEGNDRLVGGSGNDILNGGTGGDSFLFAEAGWTNFDTISSFSHTDDTIVLRDILDGLKDSTIKGLSFTNKVLNALFYVEGDGCTGSGSDASGICNNTMTGEIWFNPTSGVVGDSILICTVGVSTAAFLNHTDFVYMA
- a CDS encoding sensor histidine kinase, encoding MKKRLFFRILFSYVVVILLVVAIVGFLFSRNVRLHETEQIEENILHSARLVSMLPLEEMKKAVHGLAQDARGRVTVIDAGGNVLADSEGDVSHMELHLNRPEVEEARLRGQGTAIRRSSTLRVDMMYVAVAIREGEKIRGYVRIARSLREVQEAVDRMYLSLYRTIAFALFPAIFLALMYTRKFFRPIGEIRDYTKAIRQGDLPGTLFVNAQDELGQVAEDINYLVSEYREKIHLAHEEKGKLESALSSMVEGVVILDSRSQIESCNRGIETILDRPCADIQGRTLLEAFLSADLQNALERCRREKKPVLQEIRLGGKQPLIVDVNISAIQGLPEGEGKMLLVFHDVTRLKKLEQMRTDFVANVTHEIRTPLTAIIGFIQTLLAGAMDDSETARRFLQTVANNAERLSRLVDDLLTLSSIELNETNLKLEPLSVDDLIRTVLPMVEATAKGKKIPLEVQIPERIPKIMADRDRAAQVLVNVLHNAVKFTQNEGSVTISSHEDEKTDWVVIQVADTGIGIPSREIPRLGERFYRVDKARSRELGGTGLGLSIVKHLMAAHGGKMEIASILGKGTSVSLFFRKAS